A window of the Cystobacter fuscus genome harbors these coding sequences:
- a CDS encoding LysR substrate-binding domain-containing protein, giving the protein MLCLRSVSYSAFHERCRQADVELVVRQYTRNVATQVWLVSAGLGIAPLPNVPDLENHPGVTLVGLPRDAPVGEIVLAWRRSDTSPALQRFIAVAKASFGPPRGDPGN; this is encoded by the coding sequence ATGCTTTGTCTGCGATCCGTCTCGTACAGCGCGTTCCACGAGCGCTGCCGGCAGGCCGATGTCGAGCTCGTGGTGCGTCAATACACGCGCAATGTCGCCACGCAGGTGTGGCTGGTCTCCGCGGGCCTCGGTATCGCCCCTCTGCCCAACGTGCCCGATCTCGAGAACCACCCGGGTGTCACGCTCGTCGGCCTGCCGCGTGATGCACCGGTGGGAGAGATTGTCCTCGCCTGGCGTCGCTCGGACACCTCTCCCGCCTTGCAGCGCTTCATCGCCGTCGCGAAGGCGTCATTCGGGCCGCCACGGGGCGACCCGGGGAACTGA
- a CDS encoding MFS transporter, whose amino-acid sequence MDTTATASTAVGTSTVPADMSRRLLWTLTAATVFAVGNIYYSQPLLGEIAQSFQQSASSTGTIPMLSQLGYVAGLLFLTPLGDVLEKRGLLVVLLVSAGLALLAAGLAPTFPLFLAACLGIGLTAVLVQILIPFVAVLSPPAERGRNLGTVLSAALIGVLVSRTLSGFVGAHLGWRGVFFVASGTMFALAVLLRLGLPRYESPTRLSYPRLLHSVWGLFRDLPELRAIALTGALMYAALSAFWASLAFYLESDTFRMGPETAGMFGLIGAAGALAANLTGRNVERIGARRLVRGSILLMLLAWMVFAGLGATWTGLIAGVLLLDLGAQTATVSNQTDLYRIHPAAQTRLNTIYKVFYYVGGACGSWLSTAAWEHFAWRGVCAVGAMFLLLAFAWERLRPAARATTVPGGLAHASGGRP is encoded by the coding sequence ATGGACACGACCGCCACCGCCTCCACTGCCGTCGGAACGAGCACCGTTCCGGCCGACATGAGCCGTCGGCTGCTCTGGACGCTCACCGCGGCGACCGTCTTCGCGGTGGGCAACATCTACTACTCCCAGCCGCTGCTCGGGGAGATCGCCCAGTCCTTCCAGCAGTCGGCGTCGAGCACCGGCACCATCCCGATGCTCAGTCAGCTCGGCTACGTGGCCGGCCTGCTCTTCCTCACCCCGCTCGGCGACGTGCTCGAGAAGCGCGGGCTGCTGGTGGTGCTGCTCGTTTCCGCCGGACTCGCGCTGCTCGCCGCGGGCCTCGCCCCCACGTTCCCGCTCTTTCTCGCGGCGTGCCTCGGAATCGGCCTCACCGCGGTGCTGGTGCAGATCCTGATCCCCTTCGTGGCGGTGTTGAGCCCTCCCGCGGAACGCGGCCGCAACCTCGGCACGGTCCTGAGCGCGGCGCTGATCGGCGTGCTCGTGTCGCGCACCCTCTCGGGCTTCGTGGGCGCGCACCTGGGTTGGCGCGGCGTGTTCTTCGTGGCCTCCGGTACCATGTTCGCACTCGCGGTGCTGCTGCGGCTCGGGCTGCCACGCTACGAGTCGCCCACGCGCCTGTCGTATCCGCGACTGCTCCACTCGGTGTGGGGTCTCTTTCGCGACCTGCCCGAGCTGCGCGCGATCGCCCTGACCGGCGCGCTGATGTACGCCGCGCTCTCGGCGTTCTGGGCCTCGCTCGCCTTCTACCTGGAAAGCGATACCTTCCGGATGGGCCCGGAGACAGCGGGCATGTTCGGCCTGATCGGCGCGGCCGGGGCGCTCGCCGCCAACCTGACCGGCCGCAACGTGGAGCGCATCGGTGCCCGGCGGCTCGTGCGGGGAAGCATCCTGCTGATGCTGCTCGCCTGGATGGTGTTCGCGGGCCTGGGCGCCACGTGGACGGGGCTCATCGCCGGCGTGCTCCTGCTGGATCTCGGCGCGCAGACGGCGACGGTCTCGAATCAGACCGACCTCTACCGCATCCACCCGGCAGCACAGACACGGCTCAATACCATCTACAAAGTCTTCTATTACGTCGGCGGAGCGTGCGGCTCCTGGCTCAGCACGGCCGCATGGGAGCATTTCGCGTGGCGTGGCGTCTGCGCGGTGGGTGCGATGTTCCTGCTGCTCGCCTTCGCGTGGGAGCGCCTGCGGCCCGCGGCGCGCGCGACGACGGTCCCCGGAGGACTCGCGCACGCGAGCGGAGGACGGCCCTAG
- a CDS encoding radical SAM/SPASM domain-containing protein, translating into MSTDQPRTGARGLEDMVKLEPFEVPSAPFLPAGLAPLRLTARELEGRGTLRTSSYTIYVDLPGNADEMLLVQAYTGAYDLASKRVATYLRSLEARQAPNPLYGTWTPEPVIEGEVSRPSDETIEALKKRGYLVTLTPEEEESLFARLSAKHHLATLRNAPNYVVMPTYECNLRCPYCFQDHMRTDARNSHLLRVMDRSMVDRILAGMSTIEAAHGLKADADLTRTLTFFGGEPLLARSRPIIQYFMERMRARGRVRLNAITNATELDAYADLLGAEGIASIQVTLDGIPEEHDRRRIYPDGSGSFARIARNITLALERGVAVSVRMNIDRGNIEQLPALAEVFEAHGWSREARFSPYVAPIHEGNASVDAKSTFTSWQLTQAMEELRQRHPAVSAIGLMDDSLQFKARQIFDQKAQSTGFSTAFCGAHTTMYVFDAFGDIYACWERTGDTRQRIGHVTPAGEVLMSRLHLHAWRGRNVVSNPVCRKCRYATSCGGGCAVMAEGATGTLYKNFCDGYAQRFRAKVAQAYQEHVSGSGPGLDVSRLCET; encoded by the coding sequence ATGTCGACTGATCAGCCAAGAACTGGAGCGCGAGGACTCGAGGACATGGTGAAGCTCGAGCCCTTCGAGGTGCCCTCCGCTCCCTTCCTGCCCGCGGGGCTCGCGCCCCTGCGGCTCACGGCCCGGGAACTCGAGGGCCGCGGGACGCTGCGCACCAGCAGCTACACCATCTACGTGGACCTGCCTGGCAACGCCGACGAGATGCTGCTCGTCCAGGCCTATACCGGGGCCTATGATCTGGCCTCCAAGCGGGTGGCCACCTACCTGCGCTCGCTCGAGGCCCGCCAGGCGCCCAATCCGCTCTACGGCACCTGGACGCCCGAGCCCGTCATCGAGGGAGAGGTGAGCCGGCCCTCGGACGAGACGATCGAGGCGCTCAAGAAGCGCGGCTACCTCGTCACGCTCACGCCCGAGGAGGAGGAGTCGCTCTTCGCCCGGCTGAGCGCCAAGCATCATCTGGCCACCCTGCGCAACGCGCCCAACTACGTCGTGATGCCGACGTACGAGTGCAACCTGCGCTGTCCCTATTGCTTCCAGGATCACATGCGCACGGACGCGCGCAACTCGCACCTGCTGCGGGTCATGGACCGTTCCATGGTGGACCGCATCCTGGCGGGCATGAGCACCATCGAGGCGGCCCACGGGCTCAAGGCGGACGCGGACCTGACGCGCACCCTCACCTTCTTCGGTGGCGAGCCGTTGCTGGCCCGGAGCCGGCCCATCATCCAATACTTCATGGAGCGCATGCGTGCCCGGGGCCGGGTGCGCCTCAATGCCATCACCAACGCCACGGAGCTGGATGCCTACGCGGACCTGCTGGGAGCGGAGGGAATCGCCTCCATCCAGGTGACGCTGGATGGGATTCCAGAGGAGCACGACCGCCGGCGCATCTACCCGGATGGCTCCGGCTCGTTCGCGCGCATCGCGCGCAACATCACCCTGGCGCTCGAGCGGGGCGTGGCGGTGAGCGTGCGGATGAACATCGACCGCGGCAACATCGAACAACTGCCCGCGCTCGCCGAGGTGTTCGAGGCCCACGGCTGGAGCCGCGAGGCGCGCTTCTCGCCCTATGTCGCGCCCATCCACGAGGGCAATGCCAGCGTGGACGCCAAGAGTACCTTCACGAGCTGGCAGCTCACCCAGGCCATGGAGGAGTTGCGCCAGCGTCACCCGGCCGTGAGCGCGATTGGCCTCATGGACGACTCGCTCCAGTTCAAGGCGCGGCAGATCTTCGATCAAAAGGCCCAGAGCACGGGCTTCAGCACGGCGTTCTGTGGGGCCCACACGACCATGTATGTCTTCGATGCCTTCGGGGACATCTATGCCTGTTGGGAGCGCACCGGGGACACCCGCCAGCGCATCGGCCATGTTACCCCAGCGGGAGAGGTGCTCATGAGCCGCCTGCACCTGCATGCCTGGCGGGGGCGCAACGTGGTGTCCAACCCCGTGTGCCGCAAGTGCCGCTACGCCACCTCCTGTGGCGGAGGCTGCGCGGTGATGGCCGAGGGCGCCACCGGCACGCTCTACAAGAACTTCTGTGATGGCTATGCCCAGCGCTTCCGGGCGAAGGTGGCCCAGGCCTACCAGGAGCACGTGAGTGGCTCCGGGCCGGGGCTCGACGTCTCTCGCCTGTGCGAGACCTGA
- a CDS encoding glycoside hydrolase family 16 protein: MAAVLCLITSGGCGESPRPETEAHLGGASLLMAEGEPPVFGSADAPSGYSLVWGDEFENSTVDSSKWNTFENSNYGSGNKEDQCYFARNVSVGGGTLKITARRETVTCGATNPDTGTRTYYFTSGFLTTRNQGGPLKFKFRYGYTEARIKMPKGNPYWGAFWLVGPGDDSTPGGWPAYGEFDVTELLGARPDLTHGTFHYACTGRASCNTSSAAMYNVRTGDSYQGSSNFGPQLTPSNFVDGETSTRFVRYGFLWQPDRITWYVDGRPMRYLDADGNLYRYRPDGSKVFDRSLTSVFPNNPPTSPLSTVFAYEHSIHLNLAFGGGFPRYSTYGYTGIETATGYSDGNLAATIPAAMEVDYVRVFQLPGQ; encoded by the coding sequence ATGGCGGCGGTCTTGTGTCTCATCACGAGCGGAGGCTGTGGCGAGTCTCCACGGCCCGAGACCGAGGCCCACCTCGGCGGCGCTTCGCTCCTGATGGCCGAAGGGGAGCCGCCCGTGTTCGGCTCGGCCGATGCGCCCTCTGGCTACAGCCTGGTGTGGGGTGATGAGTTTGAAAACAGCACGGTGGACTCGTCCAAGTGGAACACGTTCGAGAACTCCAACTACGGCAGCGGCAACAAAGAAGATCAGTGCTACTTCGCTCGCAACGTGAGCGTCGGGGGGGGCACCCTGAAGATCACCGCGCGCCGCGAGACGGTGACCTGCGGCGCGACCAATCCCGATACCGGGACCCGGACCTACTACTTCACGTCCGGCTTCCTCACGACCCGGAACCAGGGGGGGCCGCTGAAGTTCAAGTTCCGGTATGGGTACACGGAGGCGCGCATCAAGATGCCCAAGGGAAACCCCTACTGGGGGGCCTTCTGGCTGGTCGGACCCGGCGACGACTCGACCCCGGGGGGGTGGCCTGCCTACGGTGAGTTCGACGTCACCGAGCTGCTCGGCGCGCGCCCAGACCTGACGCATGGGACCTTCCACTACGCGTGCACCGGTCGAGCGTCGTGCAACACGTCGTCCGCCGCGATGTACAACGTGCGGACGGGAGACTCCTACCAGGGCTCGAGCAACTTCGGCCCTCAGCTGACTCCGAGCAACTTCGTGGACGGTGAGACCAGCACGCGGTTCGTGCGCTACGGCTTCCTCTGGCAGCCCGATCGAATCACCTGGTACGTCGATGGAAGGCCGATGCGGTACCTGGATGCCGACGGGAATCTCTATCGCTACCGCCCGGACGGCTCCAAGGTGTTCGATCGGAGCTTGACCAGTGTCTTCCCGAACAACCCGCCCACGAGCCCGCTCTCGACTGTCTTTGCCTACGAGCACTCGATTCATCTCAACCTGGCCTTCGGCGGTGGCTTCCCTCGCTACTCCACGTATGGCTACACGGGCATCGAGACGGCGACCGGCTACAGCGACGGCAATCTGGCCGCGACGATCCCCGCGGCCATGGAGGTGGACTACGTGCGCGTGTTCCAGCTCCCAGGACAGTGA
- a CDS encoding MBL fold metallo-hydrolase, producing MKALHRKALYGWSVFDEARNLDFHSVLWVRPEGNVVIDPLPLSTHDAAHLRSLGGVAWVVVTNSDHVRTTRELVSAFGAKVAGPRAEAETFPLPCGRWLSTGEELVPGLVAVELHGSKTPGELALLLEDTTLVTGDLIRGHMGGRLNLLPEAKLKDPVQARASVRELLARGPRIDAVLVGDGWPVFRGGRTALEELSQPGATAAP from the coding sequence ATGAAAGCCCTGCACCGCAAAGCGCTCTACGGCTGGTCCGTCTTCGACGAAGCGCGCAACCTGGACTTCCACAGCGTCCTGTGGGTACGCCCCGAGGGCAACGTGGTCATCGACCCGCTCCCCCTGTCCACGCACGATGCCGCGCACCTGCGCTCGCTCGGAGGCGTGGCCTGGGTGGTGGTGACCAACTCGGACCACGTCCGCACCACGCGCGAGCTGGTCTCCGCCTTCGGCGCGAAGGTGGCCGGCCCCCGAGCCGAAGCGGAGACCTTTCCTCTCCCGTGCGGCCGGTGGCTGTCCACGGGCGAGGAGCTCGTCCCCGGGCTGGTGGCGGTGGAGCTGCACGGCTCCAAGACCCCCGGCGAGCTGGCCCTGCTCCTCGAGGACACGACGTTGGTGACAGGGGACCTGATTCGCGGCCACATGGGCGGACGGCTCAACCTCCTGCCGGAAGCGAAGCTGAAGGACCCCGTCCAGGCCCGCGCTTCGGTGCGCGAGCTGCTCGCACGAGGGCCGCGCATCGACGCGGTGCTGGTGGGCGATGGTTGGCCGGTGTTCCGCGGCGGGCGCACGGCCCTGGAGGAGCTCTCGCAACCTGGTGCCACGGCCGCTCCATGA
- a CDS encoding 2,3-bisphosphoglycerate-dependent phosphoglycerate mutase translates to MPILALVRHGQSLWNHENRFTGFVDVPLTEKGRAEARQAAQSLQGLGIKFDVAYTSALTRAQETLAIILESLGQRVPVIRDAALNERHYGDLQGLNKEDAAKRWGDDQIKIWRRSYDVPPPNGESLEMTAKRVLPFYDRGISGDLRLGKNVLVVAHGNSNRSLVMKLDKLTGEQVIGLELATGVPLVYEMSKECEVIKKHA, encoded by the coding sequence ATGCCCATCCTCGCCCTCGTCCGACACGGACAGTCCCTGTGGAACCATGAGAACCGCTTCACCGGCTTCGTGGACGTGCCCCTGACCGAAAAGGGCCGCGCCGAGGCCCGGCAGGCCGCCCAGTCCCTCCAGGGCCTGGGGATCAAGTTCGACGTCGCCTACACCTCCGCCCTCACCCGCGCCCAGGAGACGCTCGCCATCATCCTGGAGTCGCTCGGCCAGCGCGTCCCCGTCATCCGCGACGCCGCCCTCAACGAGCGCCACTACGGCGACCTCCAGGGCCTCAACAAGGAAGACGCCGCCAAGCGCTGGGGCGACGATCAGATCAAGATCTGGCGCCGCTCCTACGACGTGCCGCCCCCCAATGGCGAGTCCCTCGAGATGACCGCCAAGCGCGTGCTCCCCTTCTATGATCGCGGCATCAGCGGCGACCTGCGCCTGGGCAAGAACGTGCTCGTGGTCGCCCACGGCAACTCCAACCGCTCGCTCGTGATGAAGCTCGACAAGCTCACCGGTGAGCAGGTGATCGGCCTGGAGCTCGCCACCGGCGTGCCGCTCGTCTACGAGATGTCCAAGGAGTGCGAGGTCATCAAGAAGCACGCCTGA
- a CDS encoding OPT/YSL family transporter: MARPVIPPFESSPTGIPQAPPSLQRPRYGWLPPPGSWKFHLLLSAVAIFVLGPLGGIAASYMNFSLGIFVGGQVLAGILGSAVTYGYGPEGKHGANYIQTMAASVASMCAMAVLIQAMVWLGMPQPPAWHLMLFMGCVGMFGVGVGMLYTPLLVDRLQLDFPSGHAVANILRALTDKRLLKRSIAKLGGGAGAGSLVAWLTEHVAALGAAGLSASTVGVGLVVGSRITVPAMVGGLLGAAATPWLREHGWLKPDEPFRKIGFLVGLAMICGAAVVDLSLLAVQAVERVRNRARLPADEVPAWKQVNLPRLLAWVAFWGVALVLVATRLLGQPLGFILFGMALSLLFVLINGIAYGMTDQNPISSAFVVSVLLMSLLGLKEPLVGLMSASILLICTSVGSDMQQDRSTGWRLGTDRTVQFRYQVVGIVMGAVLCVGLARVFMSAYPVLAINQLDDPTAPVGQWGSAMTYKIVGAIRSLGTLSDYTVKALLLGLGVGFLIEVARKLLKRNARYTRFVQGSRTGFAVGWVMEAVLLSSPYASSFGGFVNLSVALWFGVGGILSSLWNTLSRRTAPKSSGAPGEGEVLPEDMSTTSLVGGGLIAGESLYFLVLGLAGLVALLG; the protein is encoded by the coding sequence ATGGCCCGGCCCGTCATTCCGCCCTTCGAGTCCTCCCCCACTGGTATTCCCCAGGCACCGCCGTCGCTCCAACGTCCGCGCTACGGGTGGCTTCCACCTCCGGGCTCTTGGAAGTTCCACCTGCTGCTCAGCGCGGTGGCCATCTTCGTGCTGGGGCCGCTGGGAGGGATCGCCGCCTCGTACATGAACTTCAGCCTGGGCATCTTCGTGGGCGGGCAGGTGCTGGCGGGCATCCTCGGCAGCGCCGTCACCTACGGCTATGGCCCCGAGGGCAAGCACGGCGCCAACTACATCCAGACCATGGCGGCGTCGGTGGCCTCCATGTGCGCCATGGCGGTGCTCATCCAGGCCATGGTGTGGCTGGGCATGCCGCAGCCACCCGCCTGGCACCTGATGCTCTTCATGGGGTGTGTGGGCATGTTCGGCGTGGGCGTGGGGATGCTCTACACGCCGCTGCTCGTGGACCGGCTGCAACTGGACTTTCCGTCGGGCCACGCGGTGGCCAACATCCTGCGGGCGCTCACCGACAAGCGGCTGTTGAAGCGCTCCATCGCCAAGCTGGGGGGAGGCGCGGGCGCGGGCTCGTTGGTGGCCTGGCTCACCGAGCACGTGGCCGCGCTGGGAGCGGCCGGGCTGAGCGCGTCCACGGTGGGGGTGGGCCTGGTGGTGGGCAGCCGCATCACGGTGCCCGCCATGGTGGGGGGTCTCCTGGGCGCGGCCGCGACGCCGTGGCTGCGCGAGCATGGTTGGCTCAAGCCGGACGAGCCCTTCCGCAAGATTGGCTTCCTCGTGGGCCTGGCGATGATCTGCGGTGCGGCGGTGGTGGACCTGTCGCTGCTGGCGGTGCAGGCGGTGGAGCGGGTGCGCAACCGGGCGCGGCTGCCCGCGGACGAGGTGCCCGCGTGGAAGCAGGTGAACCTGCCCCGGCTGCTCGCGTGGGTCGCCTTCTGGGGCGTGGCGCTGGTCCTGGTGGCCACGCGGCTGCTCGGCCAGCCCCTGGGCTTCATCCTCTTCGGCATGGCGCTGTCGCTGCTCTTCGTGCTCATCAACGGCATCGCCTATGGCATGACGGATCAGAACCCCATCTCCAGCGCCTTCGTGGTGTCGGTGCTGCTCATGTCGCTCCTGGGGTTGAAGGAGCCGCTGGTGGGCCTGATGTCCGCGAGCATCCTGCTCATCTGCACCTCGGTGGGCAGTGACATGCAGCAGGACCGCTCCACGGGCTGGCGCCTGGGCACGGACCGCACCGTGCAGTTCCGCTACCAGGTGGTGGGCATCGTGATGGGCGCGGTGCTGTGCGTGGGGCTGGCGCGCGTGTTCATGAGCGCCTATCCGGTGCTCGCCATCAACCAGCTCGATGACCCGACGGCGCCCGTGGGGCAGTGGGGCTCGGCCATGACGTACAAGATCGTGGGCGCCATTCGCAGCCTGGGCACGCTGTCGGACTACACGGTGAAGGCGCTGCTGCTCGGCCTCGGAGTGGGCTTCCTCATCGAGGTGGCGCGCAAGCTGCTCAAGCGCAACGCGCGCTACACGCGCTTCGTCCAGGGTTCGCGCACGGGCTTCGCGGTGGGGTGGGTGATGGAAGCAGTGCTGCTGTCCAGCCCCTATGCCTCGTCCTTCGGAGGCTTCGTCAACCTGTCGGTGGCGCTGTGGTTCGGCGTGGGCGGCATCCTGTCCTCGCTCTGGAACACGCTGTCGCGGCGGACTGCGCCCAAGTCGTCCGGCGCTCCGGGCGAGGGCGAGGTGCTGCCCGAGGACATGAGCACGACGTCGCTGGTGGGCGGAGGCCTCATCGCCGGCGAGTCGCTCTACTTCCTCGTCCTCGGGCTCGCCGGCCTGGTGGCGCTGCTGGGCTGA
- a CDS encoding NUDIX hydrolase, which yields MRYTPIIGTLGYVMSPDGTKVLLVHRNARPDDAHLGKYNGLGGKMQANEDVVACMRREIREEAGIECTHLTLRGTINWPGFGPKGEDWLGFVFRIDRFEGTPAERNVEGELSWVPVKDIFRLPLWDGDRHFLPLVFDEDPRAFHGVMPYENGHAVGWSFSRI from the coding sequence ATGCGCTACACGCCCATCATCGGAACGCTTGGCTACGTGATGTCTCCGGACGGCACGAAGGTGTTGCTCGTCCACCGCAACGCGCGCCCGGACGACGCGCACCTGGGCAAGTACAACGGCCTGGGGGGAAAGATGCAGGCGAACGAGGACGTCGTCGCGTGCATGCGGCGGGAGATCCGCGAGGAGGCGGGCATCGAGTGCACGCACCTCACGCTGCGCGGCACCATCAACTGGCCGGGCTTTGGTCCCAAGGGGGAGGACTGGCTGGGGTTCGTCTTCCGCATCGACCGCTTCGAGGGGACGCCAGCCGAGCGCAACGTGGAGGGCGAGCTGTCGTGGGTGCCGGTGAAGGACATCTTCCGCCTGCCCTTGTGGGATGGGGATCGGCACTTCCTGCCGCTGGTGTTCGACGAGGATCCGCGGGCGTTCCACGGGGTCATGCCGTATGAGAATGGACACGCGGTGGGTTGGTCCTTCTCCCGCATCTGA
- a CDS encoding ABC transporter ATP-binding protein: MPPPRPKPPPPSLKIRLKNAGSLFRQLPGTFRLFWEASPRSAVALAVLTLVAAMMPAAIAWVGKLIVDGVVAREGVLHLVALEFGLMVGSTALERSLALVRELGRANLGNLLNERILHKALELELRHFEDSETYDKMQNARREASSRPLSLVMDAFSIVRNLVTLSTYAVLLVSLSPWSVAVLVAASIPAFIAEARLAEEGFRLYSWRAPEGRKLNYLEWILTRDSHVKEVKVFGLGPLVLGRYRTLFQKFFQEDRSLALRRMGWGLSLGLVSLGAFYGCYAFVANRASLGAITVGDMVLYLGVFRQGQGAFQGILSSVGSMYEGALFMSNLFAYLDIPTGQEAPRMLPARSPPRGHHNAIELRDVSFRYPGKEAWALRHLSLRLEPGEKLALVGENGAGKSTLVKLLLRLYEPTEGDIFYGGVNLKDMDPKDLRSRFGAVFQDFVRYQFNVSENIGLGHVEALEDRPRIIRAAEQGGASTVIEALPNQYDTMLGGWFDNGLELSGGQWQKLGVARAFMREDAEVLILDEPTASIDAESEHALFERFQQLAADRIALVISHRFSTVRMADRIAVLHGGQVEELGSHAELMARGGRYAHLFNLQARGYRD, from the coding sequence GTGCCTCCTCCGCGTCCGAAGCCTCCTCCTCCCTCGCTCAAGATCCGGTTGAAGAACGCGGGCAGCCTCTTCCGGCAACTGCCCGGCACCTTCCGTCTGTTCTGGGAGGCGAGTCCCCGGAGCGCGGTGGCGCTCGCGGTGCTCACGCTCGTGGCGGCGATGATGCCGGCGGCGATCGCCTGGGTGGGCAAGCTCATCGTGGACGGGGTGGTGGCGCGCGAGGGGGTGTTGCACCTGGTGGCGCTGGAGTTCGGGTTGATGGTGGGCTCGACGGCGTTGGAGCGCTCCCTGGCGCTGGTGCGCGAGCTGGGGCGGGCCAACCTCGGCAACCTGCTCAACGAGCGCATCCTCCACAAGGCGCTGGAGCTGGAGCTGCGCCACTTCGAGGACTCGGAGACCTACGACAAGATGCAGAACGCCCGGCGCGAGGCCAGCAGCCGGCCGCTCTCGCTGGTGATGGATGCCTTCTCCATCGTGCGCAACCTGGTCACGCTGTCCACGTACGCGGTGCTGCTCGTGTCGTTGTCCCCGTGGAGCGTGGCGGTGCTGGTGGCGGCGAGCATCCCGGCGTTCATCGCCGAGGCGCGGCTCGCGGAAGAGGGTTTCCGGCTCTACTCGTGGCGCGCGCCCGAGGGCCGCAAGCTCAACTACCTGGAGTGGATCCTCACGCGCGACAGCCACGTGAAGGAGGTGAAGGTGTTCGGCCTGGGGCCGCTGGTGCTCGGCCGCTACCGCACGCTGTTCCAGAAGTTCTTCCAGGAGGACCGCTCCCTGGCGCTGCGGCGCATGGGCTGGGGGTTGAGTCTGGGGCTCGTGTCACTGGGGGCCTTCTATGGCTGCTACGCGTTCGTGGCGAACCGGGCGTCGCTGGGGGCTATCACCGTGGGTGACATGGTGCTCTATCTGGGGGTGTTCCGGCAGGGCCAGGGCGCCTTCCAGGGCATCCTGTCGAGCGTGGGCAGCATGTACGAGGGGGCGCTCTTCATGAGCAACCTCTTCGCCTATCTGGACATCCCCACCGGCCAGGAGGCACCCCGGATGCTGCCGGCCCGCTCTCCGCCCCGGGGGCACCACAACGCCATCGAGCTGCGTGACGTGTCGTTCCGCTACCCGGGCAAGGAGGCCTGGGCGCTGCGCCACCTGTCGTTGCGGCTGGAGCCCGGCGAGAAGCTCGCGCTGGTGGGGGAGAACGGCGCGGGCAAGAGCACCCTCGTGAAGCTGCTCCTGCGGCTGTACGAGCCCACCGAGGGGGACATCTTCTACGGGGGCGTCAACCTCAAGGACATGGATCCGAAGGACCTGCGCTCGCGCTTCGGCGCGGTGTTCCAGGACTTCGTGCGCTACCAGTTCAACGTGTCGGAGAACATCGGCCTGGGTCACGTGGAGGCGCTGGAGGACCGGCCGCGCATCATCCGGGCGGCGGAGCAGGGCGGGGCGAGCACCGTCATCGAGGCGTTGCCGAACCAGTACGACACGATGCTGGGCGGCTGGTTCGACAATGGGCTCGAGTTGAGCGGAGGGCAGTGGCAGAAGCTGGGCGTGGCGCGTGCTTTCATGCGCGAGGACGCCGAGGTGCTCATCCTCGACGAGCCCACGGCGAGCATCGACGCGGAGTCCGAGCACGCCCTCTTCGAGCGCTTCCAGCAACTGGCGGCGGACCGCATCGCGCTCGTCATCTCGCACCGCTTCTCCACGGTGCGCATGGCGGACCGGATCGCCGTGCTCCACGGCGGACAGGTGGAGGAGCTGGGCAGCCACGCGGAGCTGATGGCGCGCGGCGGCCGCTACGCGCACCTGTTCAACCTCCAGGCCCGCGGCTACCGGGACTGA